The region TTATTTTGCTGTCAGTTTTATTCACAGGTTTCATTAGGGGTCGTCTTATTTCTGTTATTCTGAGAGGACAAAAATAATTTCCCTCCAAACAGCTcagttttttttcaatgtttctAGCAAAACATTACAAACATCGACCCAAAAGTTTAACGGAGGTAACTGTTTCATTGTTCACAGAACAGAAAGAAAATTTCACAGCGACGTATCTGTGCGTGATAGGTACTGTGGGGTGACGCGGGGAGGGCGGCCGATTCGGAGaaatgtcgccatctgctggaAAATAATTGCACTGCAACAATGGGAGGGGAAACGCGTTCTAGATAAAACCATAATATGGTTTATATTAAATGTAATGTGTATATTTAGTTTTTCCCTTATTTGTCAAGAAAtgcatatattttgtttttccttataCATTGGTGTGTTCACTAGTTACTAGCTGAGCTAGTTTATAAATAACCATAGTACCACATTTAAGCAGATATTCCCAATTCATATAGCCATACAAATGGATATGGTTCCAAGTACATGTAGAGAACTTCATATTTGTGTATTAAAGGGTACAGGATCTAAAAAAAGTTATTGTAAAATGTAAGAGCTCTTGTATTTCTTCTCCATGAGAAGGAAACCTGTATAAATGCAAGACAGGTGAGTAGTGGTTAAAGTGAAACACCTGCTGTTGAGCAtttaggagtggatcattttgGTTGCAACTCAAAGAAAATTCCTTTTATGTGCAAAGGCTTGTGAATTACCACAAATATAGTAGAGTAaaaaacaagcagtatttaAGCCAATAAACACTTtattatgaaataaaaaaaaaaaacaaacaagtcacATAGACAGGGAACGCATGCTCAATACTCTTctccttcatcatcctcctcaccCACACTATCAGTTCCAACCTCTTCATAATCTTTCTCCAGCGCTGCCATGTCCTCCCGGGCCTCGGAGAactctccctcctccatcccctcCCCCACGTACCAGTGGACGAAGGCCCGCTTGGCGTACATGAGGTCAAACTTGTGGTCGAGCCGAGCCCAGGCCTCTGCAATAGCAGTGGTGTTGCTTAGCATGCACATGGCCCTCTGcaccttggccaggtctcccccaGGAACCACGGTGGGGGGCTGGTAGTTGATTCCCACCTTGAAACCAGTGGGACACCAGTCCACGAACTGGATGCTGCGCTTGGTTTTGATGGTGGCGATGGCAGCGTTGACGTCTTTGGGCACCACGTCTCCGCGGTACAGCAGGCAGCAGGCCATGTACTTGCCGTGGCGAGGGTCGCACTTCACCAGCTGATTGGCCGGCTCGAAGCAGGCGTTGGTGATGTCGGCCACCGACAGCTGCTCGTGGTAAGCCTTCTCCGCCGAGATGACGGGGGCGTAGGTGGCCAGAGGGAAGTGGATCCGGGGATACGGCACCAGGTTGGTCTGGAACTCCGTCAGATCCACGTTGAGGGCGCCGTCGAAGCGAAGAGACGCAGTGATGGAGGACACGATCTGACTGATGAGCCTGTTCAGGTTGGTGTAGGAGGGACGCTCGATGTCCAGGTTCCTGCGGCAGATGTCGTAGATGGCCTCGTTGTCCACCATGAAGGCACAGTCGGAGTGCTCCAGGGTGGTGTGGGTGGTCAGGATGGAGTTGTACGGCTCCACCACAGCAGTGGACACCTGGGGGGCCGGGTAGATGGAGAACTCCAGCTTGGACTTCTTGCCGTAGTCCACGGACAGACGCTCCATCAGCAGGGAGGTGAAACCAGAGCCAGTTCCCCCCCCGAAGCTGTGGAACACCAGGAAGCCCTGAAGACCGGTGCACCCGTCAGCCTGCCAACATAACCAGAGATGGAAGCCATGAAATACAGTTACCTCATTTCATATTTTGATTACCACTGAATTAATTTACCCACCAGTTTACGAATCCTGTCCATAACCTGGTCAATGATCTCTTTACCAATGGTGTAGTGTCCACGGGCGTAGTTGTTGGCAGCATCCTCCTTGCCGGTGATCATCTGCTCCGGGTGGAACAGCTGGCGGTAAGTCCCAGTACGCACCTCATCTGAAGAGGCAGGGACAAATCAGTTCTAGTCAAGATATTCAGTACGATTTCCCAAATGTTGACCCATAACTAGTGATTACCAACGACGGTGGGCTCCAGGTCCACAAACACAGCTCTGGGAACGTGCTTTCCAGCTCCAGTCTCACTGAAGAAGGTGTTGAAGGAGTCGTCTCCTCCAGCACCAGCGCTCTTGCCACCGGCCGTGCGTCCATCCGGCTGGATTCCATGTTCCAGACAGTAAAGCTCCCAGCAGGCATTTCCCATCTGGACCCCAGCCTGACCAACGTGGATGGAGAGACACTCACGCTGTGGGGAGGGGCACAAAACACGCACAGGGGGCTCAAATGGCATCGTTACAGCGAGGACCACTGGTGGAACAAACCACACAACGGTGGCTaacaacaagacaaaaaaaaaaaaaaaaaaaaaaaaacacacaacgcCACCCACCGAGAAGCTGAGCACGAACCACAACTGTGGTGGAGTAGTTTGGGTCGAACAGTTAACAGCAGTTAGCCGGTGTTCTGCTGATCCTTGCTACCCGCCGAGAACTGCTACCGTATCGGCCCGAGTATAATATGGTGTTTTTTGcaaattgaaataagactgaaaaaatgggggtcgtcttacattcggggtttagatgttatacccattcacaacactagatggcgccagatatctttaaagcgaatgctgaactaaacTCCAAGCCAAAGCGAACTcctgtcaagaaaaaaaaaaaaaaaaaaaaaaagcgccaagaaagaaaaaagaaaatgagataactcaaaatggagaaacgagaaaagtgggtggaagatcggcaggttaacCTGCACctgagaagttatgatgcaaacttcaagatgatgatttgaatgaggcaaaatatgctttttctcttgaatatattgttataatcatttgtttcagatgtactgtaattattttctgtatgaaaattgaatttgatgttcaaaaagtatttttttttttaaccttgtctgcacacaaaaaagtattttttcaaacttgagtcttgaaaaagagggggtcgtcttataatcagtgtcgtcttatattcgggccaatacggtactttgtggttctgcgcatgcgcatagtcgattttcaaagtttgattgccacacccatcattaaaagtaaaattgataatatgggatgttagagtatttgatccttcaaaatacactacccatgacatgaagtGCATTACACTTTGGGAACATTATAcaatagagagaaaaaaaaacaattctatcgctctATTTGatagtcattggcctttatttaaccaggcaggtcattaagaacattcttatttacaattacggcctggcaagagacaaggacaacttggggaaaaggaagtggtttaaggagtaaaacacagtagaactgtagctctgcaaaggtggaaaaccattatgtagcattttttggcaaagcagcagaaatcggcCGAACACCTgtatcgactgtgcgcatgcgcagaaccacaaagtagcatttctcggcagggagcaaggatCGACATGACACCGGTGTCCTGTCGATCCTTGCTCCCTGCCGCAGCTACATGAACCTTACACACTTGGTTAGTGCACGAGTTCAAACCGGTTTAAAAGTAGCCTATGACCCGACAAGTTAAAAACCAAACCTACATAGCTAAACTTGTATGTAAACGCCTTACTTTGGTAGCATTGTTAAAACTTAAAAAGGAGCGCTACATGATAAGCGCCCTCAACCCGACGAAAGCAGTttatataaatcaaaatgagcGTTTCTCACTTACCATTGTTCCTTAAACCGATAACTTTCAACTCTTGGTGTGAGGAAGAAAGTGAGAACAATAAGTTTGCTTCCAGATAATGCCGTTAATGAGTCCTGAAAGCAAAATGTGAAATGTTTGAAGTAGACTGGGTTATTTATACTAGGCGCTCAGCTGCGAGGGAGCTGCTGCTCCaatctgattggctggtgttgAATTGGTCTCATTTCATTGGCTAAAATGAAACGGTGGTCCCTCATTGACGCCTACAATTGTCAAGAGAACTATAAGACAGGAGTCAACTGAAACAATGGAGAGGATTTTAAAGGTCCTTCGGTGAGTTCACTCTGTAGGAAATATAATGGTCAATCAAATTTAAAATTGATGGTACAAATTGAAAAGGATGGTCCACTACAAGGCCCCATCCTCTAAACTGAATCTATTCACTGCTATACAAGAATGAATATGGCTCCTATGAAGAAATGTGTGCTTCAAAATAGGATAAGTGCCATAGGTGATTAACATAAAAAAGTATAAATTGTGATTCTATTAGGGATTCCATGACACAAATAATTATTTATGGGGTATGTAtttaaaaacccaaaatatTTCCCTATTAAAAAAGGAGCCCACTGCTGATTGATTTTTTCTGCAAAAATATTCAGTTGAATGAAAGAGAATCAGGAGTGATTACATGTTTGGTGCTGGTTGATTGTGCAGCTCAGTTATTTCTGGCGCATGTGCTCCCTCTAGTGGCTGAACCTTAGAACTCATTCACTCGTTTCGAATTTGCTGCCTTGTTGCCTGATGCTGCATTGCTCCTCCAGGAATGACAAGGACTAACACTTAATTACAAATATAATGCTTACTATAATACAAGAATAAATGGATCTCGTAATTAGAGGCTTATATGTATAGCTTTAATTACATTACTCTTAATGAGAGAACAGTAGATAATTCtgctcaaagaaaaaaaaaatgattaaaatttTTGTTAGAAACATTCataatttttacattttatggaAAAACTTATACATAAATAATTGTGTTTAGAAGAAATACAAAGACAGGCATTTCATGACAGAACTTTTATTCACAACAAAGCCAaacttacattttcaggaagttTTAATCAACCTGCCAGACAAACATCTCTTTTTGGAATGCCTTTAAGAACACATTTCATCCTTCATTCAATTTTTAATATTCTTCTCCTGCTGTTGATTACAGGGGAGGAACAAGCGTATGTAGTAGTGGAAATATGGGCACACAGAAAGAAGGTGGtgttaataaattattatataCCGTGTAAAGAGTTGAGATTAAATGATCTAGAGAAAGTAGAAGgccttcagattatgagactgacgcgctgcctactgcgccaacgaggccacGAAGGTCCAAGAGGCATTGATTGTTGggggtacatggactttccaagACTCTCCTTTGCCCGGCATACGTAGATGAATACCCGTCGGGCAGgtggcatatgccatgtgccatgacatggcatgtgatgccatgcccttagcttctagcatctagctaaacatcacactataactgaaagtaggttgtttaactattGCGAGAACTTTTAGCGTCTAAttaaacactacactatagatgccgtttttggtcattgtgaaatagaaaagaggatggagcctggtcaaacagccattcaggagattacaatTAGCTTCAATGTCCCCAATAGGTGTattgaaggttccaacacaaatggaggtccagagAGCAGCTGAGGTATCATCCTGTACAGGTTGTTTAAGCCAACAGTACCAGGCTACCCTACACTCTGCTTTTGATGGTCTGAGGGGAGGCCTAGCACATAATGCATGCCCCGTGTGAGGTtcgaactcacgaccttcagattatgagactgacgcgctgcctactgcgccaacAAGGCCACGAAGGACCGAGGGGTATTGATTGTTGCGGGTACATGGACTTTCAAAGACTCTCCTTTGgccggtgtcggtgcttttttttcccacctgcttttttttcccggctccccgtacgtgatgacgtttcgtcttgtgattggcttttgaccgtacgtgatgacgttccgtcttgtgaaaactgatgattaataaatataataaagcaaatcgataatttaaaatgtctattaagatcaaaatatttaactgcTTACTGCTATGCAGCAAGCGAAAGATTGTTTACCCTATACATATAGTAGGCTATTATTGTTCTCAGCTCACTGATGAATCTCCAATTGTCTAATGAAAATAGtccctaataaatattttaactctaatattttttttagcctatgtcagtaagatcactgataattctgataattccttgcatatgtttcttctcccttttacctccactatgatctgctgcttctgactaaaataccatcgcggggaaaaaatgcacacttccggggaaaatattgcagcccgatacaatctggtacccaCACCGGCATACGTAGATGAATACCCGTCGGGCAGgtggcatatgccatgtgccatgACATGGCATGTGATGCCATGCCCTTAGCTTCTAGCATCTAGCTTCAATagctaaacactacactatagatgccgtttttggtcattgtgaaatagaaaagaggatggagcctggtcaaacagccattcaggagattacaatTAGCTTCAATgtccccaataggtgttttgaaggttccaacacaaatggaggtccagagAGCAGCTGAGGTATCATCCTGTACAGGTTGTTTAAACCAACAGTACCAGGCTACCCAACACTCCTCTTTTTATGGTCTAAGGGAAGGCCTAGCACAAAACTCCTGCCCCGTGTGATGGTTgaactcacgaccttcagattatgagactgacgcgctgcctactgcgccaacgaggccacGAAGGTCCGAGGGGCATTGATTGTTGGGGGTACATGAACTTTCCAAGACTCTCCTTTGCCCGGCATACGTAGATGAATACCCGTCGGGCAGgtggcatatgccatgtgccatgacatggcatgtgatgccatgcccttagcttctagcatctagctaaacatcaaactataactgaaagtaggttgtttaactattGCAAGAACTTTTAGCGTctaactaaacactacactatagatgccgtttttggtcattgtgaaatagaaaagaggatggagcctggtcaaacagccattcaggagattacaatTAGCTTCAATgtccccaataggtgttttgaaggttccaacacaaatggaggtccagagAGCAGCTGAGGTATCATCCTGTACAGGTTGTTTAAGCCAACAGTACCAggctaccctacactcctctttttATGTTCTGAGGGATGGCCTAGCACAAAACGCATGCCCCGTGTGAGGTtcgaactcacgaccttcagattatgagactgacgcgctgcctactgcgccaacgaggccacGAAGGTCCGAGGGGTATTGATTGTTGGGGGTACATGGACTTTCAAAGACTCTCCTTTGCCCGGCATACGTAGATGAATACCCGTCGGGCAGgtggcatatgccatgtgccatgacatggcatgtgatgccatgcccttagcttctagcatctagctaaacatcacactataactgaaagtaggttgtttaactatACCGAGAGCTTTTAGCGTCTAACTAAACACTTGATGAggccccctgcagaccccctgcggggacacgacgccgccctgcggacggctcctgaactcatatccccctcagctcattgacatgcaattccagttgctaaggacccctgccGGTACGACACCTTGCCGGCAACGCATTGTCTCATTCAATGTCCCTAGGCATTGTCATTCCAGCCCCCCGCAAGGCCACGCCTCTGACTGTCACACTgacttgtttaattctgttgtttgttcttgtataaaaaagcTTGTTACAAACCATTCGAggtcgacacaccaaatacagacttGATCTGTGATGGTCATGTCGACCGCCGGctgaactgattaaaacctctctataccacgagcggacttctgaactggtttttgataaattccacaacacaCTACACTATAGATGCCGTTTTGGTcattgtgaaatagaaaagaggatggagcctggtcaaacagccattcaggagattacaatTAGCTTCAATGTCCgcaataggtgttttgaaggttccaacacaaatggaggtccagagGGCAACTGAGGTATCATCCTGTAAAGGTTGTTTAAGCCAACAGTAACAGACTACCCTACACTCTGCTTTTGATGGTCTGAGGGGAGGCCTAGCACAAAACTCCTGCCCCGTGTGAGGGTTgaactcacgaccttcagattatgagactgacgcgctgcctactgcgccaacgaggccacGAAGGTCCGAGGGGTATTGATTGTTGCGGGTACATGGACTTTCAAAGACTCTCCTTTGCCCGGCATACGTAGATGAATACCCGTCGGGCAGgtggcatatgccatgtgccatgacatggcatgtgatgccatgcccttagcttctagcatctagctaaacatcaaactataactgaaagtaggttgtttaactattGCGAGAACTTTTAGCGTctaactaaacactacactatagatgccgtttttggtcattgtgaaatagaaaagaggatggagcctggtcaaacagccattcaggagattacaatTAGCTTCAATgtccccaataggtgttttgaaggttccaacacaaatggaggtccagagAGCAGCTGAGGTATCATCCTGTACAGGTTGTTTAAGCCAACAGTACCAGGGtaccctacactcctctttttATGGTCTGAGGGAAGGCCTAGCACGaaactcatgccccgtgtgagggttGAACTCACGACtttcagattatgagactgacgccCTACCTACTGCGCCAAAGCTGGGGAACAATAGTCTACCATGGGGggggaagaaaggaaaagaagggGGAAGAAGgggggagaagaaaaagaggaaaaagagagaaaaaagagagaaaaaaatgagaaaaagagaagaaagcacAATTCTGTAGCACCCATTCTTTTGAAAGTCATTATATACCGTAGTAtttttgttaaagaaaagaaaagttattTTTTGTGCGTTGCGGAGGAGGAAGACACGTCCACAAAAGCGCCGGTTCGAATCCTGACTCTGGCAGGATTGAAGTTTATAATATGCAGAATAAAAGTGTTTGTGTTGACTGTGTAAACTTGAATTTATTCAAGATAATGACGTATAAGACTCTTGCAATGCAATTAACTGttaatacattattattaatatttaaaaaaaataataatattagtatattattattgttagtttttttattagtctattagtattaaaaaaaacttccctAGTTTAGATTATATACTTAGACTATCCATACGTAGATTCTTTATACCTTCCAAGTTCAGAgattaaatattttatataatatagATATAAGACTCTTGCAATGCAATTAACTGTTAATACattgttattaatatttaaaaaaaaatcaatattagtatattattattgttagtttttttattagtctattagtattaaaaaaaacgtcCCTAGTTTAGATTATATACTTAGACTATCCATACGTAGATTCTTT is a window of Cololabis saira isolate AMF1-May2022 chromosome 16, fColSai1.1, whole genome shotgun sequence DNA encoding:
- the LOC133462756 gene encoding tubulin alpha-1B chain-like, whose protein sequence is MRECLSIHVGQAGVQMGNACWELYCLEHGIQPDGRTAGGKSAGAGGDDSFNTFFSETGAGKHVPRAVFVDLEPTVVDEVRTGTYRQLFHPEQMITGKEDAANNYARGHYTIGKEIIDQVMDRIRKLADGCTGLQGFLVFHSFGGGTGSGFTSLLMERLSVDYGKKSKLEFSIYPAPQVSTAVVEPYNSILTTHTTLEHSDCAFMVDNEAIYDICRRNLDIERPSYTNLNRLISQIVSSITASLRFDGALNVDLTEFQTNLVPYPRIHFPLATYAPVISAEKAYHEQLSVADITNACFEPANQLVKCDPRHGKYMACCLLYRGDVVPKDVNAAIATIKTKRSIQFVDWCPTGFKVGINYQPPTVVPGGDLAKVQRAMCMLSNTTAIAEAWARLDHKFDLMYAKRAFVHWYVGEGMEEGEFSEAREDMAALEKDYEEVGTDSVGEEDDEGEEY